In the genome of Gloeotrichia echinulata CP02, one region contains:
- a CDS encoding transposase encodes MRTSYQYKIKPTKQQAEKIDQTLEMLRYQYNYLLAQRFDWYEMNRCPIDRCPLICHLPDLKEQPNYYNQKASLVQLKVDRPWYKNIHSQVLQEVPKRVELAFDRWLKGDINGKKSGRPRFKGKGQYKTFTYTQFKQHHFVNNKITLSKIGDVKVIVHRPIPVGFKIKTFSITKKADGYYVTLSLEDATVPIIKPEFNPESITGIDVGLKEFLTTSEGETVAIPQHYRKAQKRLRVIQKRVSRRKKSSNRRQKAVKQLGKQHKKVADKRKDFHFKTANNLLKKYDVVAVEDLNVKGLARTRLAKSVLDAGWSSFLSILTNKAENAGLLVIPVKASGTSQDCSNCGVKVPKKLHQRWHDCPNCGCSLDRDHNAAINIKNRAVGHPVLKAKSLLSDSRIVLEAYTYCEAEV; translated from the coding sequence ATGAGAACTTCATACCAATACAAAATCAAGCCAACTAAACAGCAAGCAGAAAAAATTGATCAAACGTTGGAAATGCTGCGTTATCAATACAATTACTTGCTTGCTCAAAGGTTTGATTGGTATGAAATGAATCGATGTCCTATTGATAGATGCCCTTTGATTTGTCATCTACCAGATTTAAAAGAACAACCCAACTACTACAATCAAAAAGCATCTTTGGTGCAATTAAAAGTAGATAGACCTTGGTACAAAAATATTCACTCTCAAGTGCTACAGGAAGTACCTAAAAGAGTTGAGCTAGCTTTTGACAGATGGTTAAAAGGCGATATCAACGGGAAGAAATCAGGTAGACCTAGATTCAAAGGGAAAGGACAATACAAGACTTTTACTTACACCCAATTTAAGCAGCATCATTTTGTCAATAACAAAATTACGCTCTCAAAGATAGGAGATGTTAAGGTAATTGTTCATCGCCCGATACCCGTTGGGTTTAAAATCAAAACCTTTTCTATAACTAAAAAAGCTGATGGCTATTATGTAACTCTCAGCTTGGAAGATGCTACAGTTCCAATAATTAAACCTGAGTTTAACCCAGAATCCATAACTGGCATCGATGTCGGTTTGAAGGAGTTTTTAACAACTTCTGAGGGTGAAACTGTTGCTATACCTCAGCATTACCGCAAAGCACAGAAACGTTTGCGGGTTATCCAAAAACGTGTTTCGCGTCGTAAGAAAAGTAGTAACCGTAGACAAAAAGCGGTTAAACAACTAGGTAAGCAACATAAAAAAGTTGCTGATAAACGTAAAGATTTTCATTTCAAAACTGCTAACAACTTATTGAAAAAATATGATGTTGTTGCAGTTGAAGATTTGAATGTTAAAGGACTTGCACGTACCCGATTGGCAAAATCTGTACTTGATGCTGGATGGTCAAGCTTTCTGTCGATACTGACAAACAAAGCCGAAAATGCTGGTTTGTTGGTTATCCCAGTTAAAGCGTCTGGTACAAGTCAAGATTGTTCTAATTGTGGCGTAAAAGTTCCTAAAAAACTGCATCAACGATGGCACGACTGTCCTAATTGTGGATGCAGTCTTGACCGAGACCATAATGCAGCGATAAATATAAAAAACAGAGCGGTGGGGCATCCCGTTCTTAAAGCCAAGAGTCTCCTAAGCGATAGCCGGATTGTCTTGGAAGCCTACACTTACTGCGAAGCAGAAGTGTAG